Below is a genomic region from Staphylococcus carnosus.
ACTACTTGCATTACCCTGTGTTTGCTTCAATATTTCTTTATTCGCTATCACAAAACCGAACCCAGGCACACCTTGAATACATTTATTCGCACTGCTTATTAAATAATCAATACCTAAATCATTAACCTTTATAGGTATACCGCCAAAACTGCTCATCGCATCAATAATCAAAGATACATTCTTACGTTTTCCAATCTCTGACAAAGGCGCTAAAGGATTCAAAATACCCGTAGTTGTTTCACAATGTACCATGGCCACATGTGTAATAGACGGATCTTGTTCGATGATTTCTTCTATTTTTTCAAAGTCCGGAACAGCATCATACGCTACACGCATTTCTGTGACTTTCTTCCCAATTGCATTGGCCATATCAATCATACGATTACCATAAGCACCGTTGCTTATAATCAGCACATGATCATCTTTTCCTAATGCTGTTTGCAGCACACTTTCTACTACAAAACTACCGCTTCCTTGTTGTAAAACAGCGGTATAATCATCTGCTGAAACACTTGCTACTTCTAACAATCTGTGACGGATATCTTGCGTTAATTGTTTATATTCTTCATCCCAAGTACATCTATCTTCCAACATTGTCTCTTTGACTGAATCTGTTGTTGTTAATGGTCCCGGTGTCAGCAATTTATATGTTTGTGTCATTATGAAAACTCCTTTACTTTTTATCTTTTTCAATCTCTGCTTCTTTTTTAGCGTCATTAAAAATTGTTTGGTGTTTATCCAGTAAATTTACGGTTAAAGGTGTTTTCCATTCTTCAGGGTAGCTAGGCTCCATTTCTTTAGAAACTTTTTCCCCTTTGTACAATGGCACTGGATATTCTTTTAATAAATCTTTACGTCCGTATTTTTGAATCACTTCAACCATTTTCTCTGCTTTTTGTTGTTTCTTGCCGCCTTTTTTACAACTGCAGCAGCTTCTGTTAATGAAAAATTGCCTTCAGATGGGTCAATATACTTAATAGGTTCTCCATCTTTTTCTGCATCGATTGCTTGGTTTCTAAGTCCTGCCCC
It encodes:
- a CDS encoding 2-aminoethylphosphonate--pyruvate transaminase, which codes for MTQTYKLLTPGPLTTTDSVKETMLEDRCTWDEEYKQLTQDIRHRLLEVASVSADDYTAVLQQGSGSFVVESVLQTALGKDDHVLIISNGAYGNRMIDMANAIGKKVTEMRVAYDAVPDFEKIEEIIEQDPSITHVAMVHCETTTGILNPLAPLSEIGKRKNVSLIIDAMSSFGGIPIKVNDLGIDYLISSANKCIQGVPGFGFVIANKEILKQTQGNASSIALDLFEQWKVMDVDGKWRFTSPTHVVAAFQEALIELDEEGGTPARYQRYKDNNNYVIKHLKELNFQPYIDDEYQSPIITTFLYPDKDFVFEDFYQYMKEAGFVLYPGKLMDTPSFRIGNIGDLHHKDFVSLVDNIQKYMNERD